TTCTAGGAACTTGAGCATACTTGGAGAATTCCATAGCAAACTCGGCTTTTCCTTGGGTAGAAGAACGAAGAATCGTAGAATACCCGAACATATCCGCAAGAGGAACTTCCGCTTCGATTTTCGCGTATCCGTTTTCTTCCGTAGTGTTCAAGATCATACCACGTCTTTGGTTGATGGAAGCAAGGATCGCTCCTTGGAACTCAGTCGGTCCTTCCACGTCCACTTTCATGATCGGTTCTAAAATGATCGGAGCTGCTTTCGAGAATCCTTGGCGGAAACCGTAACGAGCACCAATTTGGAACGCCATATCGGATGAATCCACATCATGGTAAGCACCGTCATTGATGATGCAACGAACTCCAATGATAGGGAAGCCGATGAGAGATCCTCTTTCCAAACAAGAACGAAAACCTTTATCGCAAGATCCGATGTATTCACGAGGGATGGAACCACCTACGATTTTATCTACGAATTCGTAATCTTTTCCTTCTTCAGAAGGGATCGGTTCGATGATACCAGCTACACGAGAGAACTGACCTTGACCACCGGTTTGTTTTTTATGAGTGTAATCAAATTCTGCCGCTTTTGTGATGGTTTCTCTGTAAGCTACTTGCGGCGCACCTGTTACCAGATCCACACCGTACTCACGTTTCATCCTTTCGATATAAACTTCCAAGTGAAGCTCTCCCATCCCTTTGATGATGGTTTGGCCGGACTCTTTGTCGATTTCCGTTTGGAATGTAGGGTCTTCCTTTGTGAAACGGTTAAGAGCTTTCGCAAGGTTGGGAAGTTGTTTCGACTCTTTGCATTCGATGGTAAGTGAAATCACCGGAGTAGGAACAAACATAGACTCCATAGTCAGTTTTGTCTTACCGTCAGTGAATGTATCCCCGGAAGCGCAATCGATCCCGAAAAGAGCCACGATATCACCCGCTTCCGCTTTTGTGATATCTTCCATCTCGTCCGAGTGCATTCGCACCAAACGACCGATATTATGACGTTTGTTATTGGAAGAATTGTAGATCGTCATACCTTTTTCCAGGCGACCTTGGTATACCCGAACATATGTTAACTGACCGTATCTTCCGTCTTCCAGTTTGAAAGCAAGGCAAACCAACGGTTTGTCCGTTTCAGACTCCATGATGATTTCGTTTGCTTCGTTTCCTACTTCTTTTGCCTTGTTGACAACGTCGTAAGGAGAAGCCAGGTAATCCTGAACTCCATCCAGAAGTTTTTGAACCCCTTTGTTTTTGAAAGCGGAACCCATAAATACGGGAACAAATTTAAGTGCAAGAACTCCTCTTCGGATCGCTTCTTTGACACGAGCTTCCGTAGGAGTGCCTTCCAATAATTCTTCCGTGAGTTCGTCGCTAAAAAGAGAAACTGCATCTAAAAGTGCTTCTCTCTTTTCGTTCGCAAGCTCTTGCATTTCCGCAGGAATATCGGTGATTCGGATGTCTTGTCCTGCCGAACCTTCGAAGTAATAAGCCTTCATTTCCACAAGATCCACAATTCCTACCAAATCGTTTTCCAATCCGATCGGAAGTTGAACCGCATGTGCGTTTAGAAATAATTTTTCTCTGAGTTGGTCGATGACTCGGAACGGGTTGGCACCGGTTCTATCCAGTTTATTGATAAATGCAACGCGTGGAACGCTGTATCGTTTCATTTGGCGGTCTACGGTAATGGATTGGGATTGAACTCCCGCCACACCGCAAAGAACCATAATCGCCGAATCTAGTACACGAAGGGATCTCTCTACCTCTATGGTAAAGTCCACGTGGCCCGGAGTATCGATGATGTTGATTTGGATATCTTTCCAAGTGGTATAGGTAGCCGCAGACTGGATTGTAATCCCGCGCTCTCTTTCGAGTTCCATACTATCCATCTTTGCACCCACACCGTCTTTTCCACGTACTTCGTGGATGGCGTGGATTTTGTTTGTATAAAATAAAATCCGTTCTGTTAGGGTAGTTTTACCCGAGTCTATGTGAGCAGAAATCCCAATATTACGAATTTTCTCAATTTTTGGGTCGCGTTTTGTTGCAGCAGCAGAGGTCATACTTTCCTCGAAAATATTCTATGAAAAAAATTTTTAGATTCTACCAAATTCTGAAATTAGGCTCATTTGTAAAGTACTTGGGCTTTTTAGCCAGGGCAAAATCCTAGGACTTTGGGGAGAAATTTGATCCATTTGATCTTATCACGTCTTAGGCGATTTTTTAGAACCATGTCCTTTGCCAGGGTAGTTTGCCTGGGATTTTTATCGGCAATCATAATCGGATCTTTTTTCATCTATAGCAGTGAAAGGGGAGAGATTTCCTATATCGATTCCTTCTATTTATCCGCCTCGGCACTCTGCGTTACCGGACTTTCTCCGGTCAATCTCTCCCATTTGAATCATGGAACCCATTGGATCATCCTTTCTCTCATCCAACTGGGAGGACTAGGGATCATCAGTTTTACGGTGATCATCGGATTTTTAATCATCAAAGGGATTTCCAGAAATTCGAAATTCAACGCATTCGTGACTGCCGCAATTGATAAGGGAGAA
The nucleotide sequence above comes from Leptospira kobayashii. Encoded proteins:
- the fusA gene encoding elongation factor G, whose protein sequence is MTSAAATKRDPKIEKIRNIGISAHIDSGKTTLTERILFYTNKIHAIHEVRGKDGVGAKMDSMELERERGITIQSAATYTTWKDIQINIIDTPGHVDFTIEVERSLRVLDSAIMVLCGVAGVQSQSITVDRQMKRYSVPRVAFINKLDRTGANPFRVIDQLREKLFLNAHAVQLPIGLENDLVGIVDLVEMKAYYFEGSAGQDIRITDIPAEMQELANEKREALLDAVSLFSDELTEELLEGTPTEARVKEAIRRGVLALKFVPVFMGSAFKNKGVQKLLDGVQDYLASPYDVVNKAKEVGNEANEIIMESETDKPLVCLAFKLEDGRYGQLTYVRVYQGRLEKGMTIYNSSNNKRHNIGRLVRMHSDEMEDITKAEAGDIVALFGIDCASGDTFTDGKTKLTMESMFVPTPVISLTIECKESKQLPNLAKALNRFTKEDPTFQTEIDKESGQTIIKGMGELHLEVYIERMKREYGVDLVTGAPQVAYRETITKAAEFDYTHKKQTGGQGQFSRVAGIIEPIPSEEGKDYEFVDKIVGGSIPREYIGSCDKGFRSCLERGSLIGFPIIGVRCIINDGAYHDVDSSDMAFQIGARYGFRQGFSKAAPIILEPIMKVDVEGPTEFQGAILASINQRRGMILNTTEENGYAKIEAEVPLADMFGYSTILRSSTQGKAEFAMEFSKYAQVPRNVAEELMKKYKVNNREEE